A DNA window from Mucilaginibacter xinganensis contains the following coding sequences:
- the kynU gene encoding kynureninase produces MIFQNTSQFADLLDEQDPLKNFRSKFLVPQHKGKDTLYFCGNSLGLQPVTAQHNINGILQTWQNLAIEGFFAGEDPWLGYHKKLTHTLSSIVGAKSEEVTIMNSLTVNLHLLMVSFYKPTGKRYKIIMEGSAFPSDQYALASQVKFHGYDPKDSIIEIFPRDGEFTLRTEDILEVIDQHASDLALVLFGGINYYTGQCFDMLSITAAAHKAGAYAGFDLAHAAGNVVLKLHDWDVDFACWCAYKYMNSGPGGISGIFVNEKHFANPYLSRFEGWWGFKQDERFLMPHDFKPEVGAAGWQLSTSPVVLLALHKAALDIFEEAGGIEPLRIKSELLTAYLEFLINDINTNNNDELFRIITPKNKVERGCQLSLVCKKNARQTFNFLMENGVMGDWREPNVIRLSPVPLYNSFMQVFELGQILAAAVV; encoded by the coding sequence ATGATTTTTCAGAACACTTCACAATTTGCCGACTTGCTCGATGAACAGGATCCGTTAAAAAACTTCCGGTCAAAGTTCCTGGTGCCACAGCATAAAGGAAAAGATACGTTGTACTTTTGTGGTAACTCATTGGGCTTACAGCCGGTAACAGCTCAGCACAACATAAATGGAATATTACAGACCTGGCAAAACCTTGCTATTGAAGGTTTTTTTGCGGGGGAAGATCCTTGGCTGGGTTATCACAAAAAATTAACACATACGCTTTCGTCAATTGTGGGTGCTAAAAGTGAAGAGGTTACCATTATGAACTCTCTTACAGTAAATCTTCATTTACTGATGGTAAGTTTCTATAAACCAACAGGTAAAAGGTATAAAATAATCATGGAAGGCAGTGCGTTTCCCTCAGATCAATATGCACTGGCAAGCCAGGTAAAGTTCCACGGATATGATCCAAAAGACTCAATTATCGAAATCTTTCCGCGCGATGGTGAATTTACGCTACGTACGGAAGATATCCTGGAAGTTATAGATCAGCATGCGTCTGACCTCGCACTGGTACTGTTTGGCGGTATAAATTATTATACAGGCCAGTGTTTTGACATGCTGTCAATAACCGCGGCAGCGCATAAAGCTGGCGCTTATGCCGGCTTTGATCTTGCCCATGCTGCAGGTAATGTAGTTTTAAAGCTGCATGATTGGGATGTTGATTTTGCCTGCTGGTGCGCTTATAAGTATATGAATTCAGGCCCGGGTGGGATTAGCGGGATTTTTGTTAATGAAAAACACTTTGCTAACCCCTATTTAAGCCGGTTTGAAGGATGGTGGGGATTTAAACAGGACGAACGTTTTTTAATGCCGCATGATTTCAAACCGGAAGTTGGTGCGGCTGGGTGGCAGTTAAGTACCAGCCCGGTTGTGTTATTAGCCCTTCATAAGGCCGCCCTGGACATTTTTGAAGAGGCGGGCGGCATTGAGCCGCTCCGCATAAAAAGTGAGCTCCTAACCGCTTATTTGGAGTTTTTAATCAACGATATCAACACAAATAATAATGATGAGTTATTTAGGATCATCACTCCGAAAAATAAAGTTGAACGCGGCTGCCAGCTTTCTCTGGTCTGCAAGAAAAATGCCAGGCAAACCTTTAATTTTTTAATGGAAAACGGCGTAATGGGCGATTGGCGGGAACCAAACGTAATTCGTTTAAGTCCGGTACCGCTTTATAATAGCTTCATGCAGGTTTTTGAACTTGGACAGATACTAGCTGCCGCTGTGGTTTAA
- a CDS encoding alpha/beta hydrolase, with protein sequence MSKIFLIAGLGADTRVYKNIDLEGSEVTSIEWVEPAGSDTLKSYSQKLIIQYNIEPGSIVIGNSLGGMIAVEIAKIIPLKKVILISTIKTINEAPWYFSLFRKLPVYKLIPGNLFTAMGFMIEFMFGKMVKTDSWLFNDMLKNSSPTFVKWAMQAILHWNNKVIPPNIYHITGDRDLIFNYKLINDAVIIKGGTHIMIFNRAKEINELLKGILK encoded by the coding sequence ATGAGTAAAATCTTCCTGATAGCCGGGCTCGGTGCAGACACCCGCGTTTATAAAAATATCGACCTGGAGGGAAGTGAAGTTACCAGTATAGAATGGGTAGAACCGGCGGGTTCTGATACTTTAAAAAGCTATTCACAAAAGCTTATTATTCAATATAATATAGAACCAGGATCAATTGTTATTGGCAACTCACTGGGCGGAATGATTGCTGTTGAGATCGCAAAGATCATCCCGTTGAAAAAAGTTATTCTTATCTCAACTATCAAAACTATTAACGAAGCTCCCTGGTATTTTTCGCTTTTTAGAAAATTGCCGGTTTATAAGCTTATCCCCGGTAACCTGTTTACCGCTATGGGATTCATGATAGAATTCATGTTCGGAAAAATGGTAAAAACGGATAGTTGGCTATTTAACGACATGCTGAAAAACTCATCGCCAACTTTTGTTAAATGGGCCATGCAAGCGATATTGCACTGGAACAATAAAGTCATACCACCCAATATTTATCACATAACCGGCGACAGGGACCTGATTTTTAATTATAAACTGATCAACGATGCTGTAATTATAAAGGGCGGCACACATATCATGATATTTAATAGGGCAAAAGAAATAAATGAGTTACTGAAAGGTATTTTGAAATGA
- a CDS encoding SIR2 family NAD-dependent protein deacylase, whose protein sequence is MKKIVVLTGAGISAESGLKTFRDSDGLWEGYNIEDVATPEAWRRNPAMVQQFYNERRKSVIEAKPNAAHYALAKLEEKYDVTIITQNIDDLHERGGSTNVVHLHGIITRSQSGKNAALTYPIDGWEIKMGDLCELGSQLRAHVVWFGEDVPMIEKAARICMQADIFILVGSSLAVYPAAGLIDYVPRNTTRYIVDPNIPYISQNGSFVKIKDKATTGVVTLVESLLAGISN, encoded by the coding sequence ATGAAAAAGATAGTAGTACTTACCGGGGCCGGAATAAGCGCTGAGAGTGGCTTGAAAACCTTCAGGGACAGCGATGGCCTATGGGAGGGGTATAACATTGAAGACGTAGCCACGCCCGAAGCCTGGCGGCGCAACCCTGCCATGGTGCAGCAATTTTACAATGAGCGCCGTAAATCGGTAATTGAAGCCAAGCCCAACGCAGCACATTATGCATTGGCGAAGCTGGAAGAAAAATACGATGTAACCATCATCACACAAAATATAGATGACCTGCATGAACGCGGTGGCTCAACCAACGTAGTACACCTGCATGGTATTATAACCCGTTCGCAGTCCGGTAAAAATGCAGCGTTGACTTATCCTATTGATGGTTGGGAAATAAAAATGGGTGACCTCTGCGAACTCGGCTCGCAGTTGCGCGCTCACGTAGTGTGGTTTGGCGAGGATGTACCGATGATTGAAAAGGCAGCCCGGATTTGTATGCAGGCTGATATTTTTATCCTGGTGGGCTCCTCCCTGGCCGTTTACCCTGCCGCCGGCCTTATTGATTATGTGCCGCGTAATACAACCCGGTATATTGTTGATCCTAACATCCCTTACATCAGCCAGAACGGTTCATTTGTCAAAATTAAAGATAAGGCTACAACCGGTGTAGTAACCTTAGTGGAAAGCCTGTTAGCAGGTATCAGCAATTAA
- a CDS encoding AlbA family DNA-binding domain-containing protein has translation MNLKRLIFEGEGVTLDFKKTITSCEKIARTMVSYANNKGGKLLIGVADDGTIKGVKSEDEERYMITKAAHLYSRPALEPIFEEVYVDDKLVLIVDIEESALKPHYALAEDGKWWVYVRVKDKSILASKIVVDVLKRSSGNEGVLIEYSNNEKALLEYLEKTARININECCDLLKIGRRKAQKLLVDLILSGIIRINTTEKEEFYTAI, from the coding sequence ATGAATTTGAAAAGGCTGATTTTTGAGGGAGAAGGTGTTACGCTTGACTTTAAGAAAACCATTACCAGCTGCGAAAAAATAGCCCGCACAATGGTATCGTATGCAAATAATAAAGGCGGCAAACTTTTAATAGGTGTTGCTGATGACGGTACCATAAAGGGTGTAAAATCGGAGGATGAGGAGCGTTATATGATAACAAAAGCAGCTCATTTGTACTCCAGGCCGGCACTGGAGCCCATATTTGAGGAGGTTTATGTTGATGATAAGCTGGTGCTGATTGTTGATATAGAAGAAAGCGCCTTAAAGCCACATTATGCACTTGCGGAAGATGGAAAATGGTGGGTGTATGTGCGGGTAAAGGACAAAAGCATTCTTGCTAGTAAAATTGTGGTTGATGTGCTTAAGCGTTCATCCGGTAATGAGGGAGTATTAATTGAATATTCAAATAACGAAAAAGCATTGCTTGAATATTTGGAAAAAACAGCGCGTATTAATATTAACGAGTGCTGTGACCTCCTGAAAATTGGCCGGCGTAAAGCGCAAAAATTATTGGTTGACCTTATTCTATCCGGTATCATCAGGATTAATACAACAGAAAAAGAAGAGTTTTATACCGCTATATAG
- a CDS encoding GAF domain-containing protein: protein MAEDLKLITSTDKAEQYRSLIPQIAALLTGETDLVANMANVSAALKEQFKWFWVGFYLVKNDVLVLGPFQGPVACTRIDLGKGVCGTAWQQKQTIIVPDVDAFPGHIACASASRSEIVLPLFSYGNVFAVLDVDSDKLDEFDETDAQYLKQVVELIKFK, encoded by the coding sequence ATGGCAGAAGATTTAAAATTAATAACATCTACCGACAAAGCGGAGCAATACCGCTCATTAATCCCACAGATAGCAGCTTTGTTAACAGGGGAAACGGACCTGGTAGCAAATATGGCTAATGTAAGTGCTGCTTTAAAGGAGCAATTTAAATGGTTTTGGGTAGGGTTTTATTTGGTAAAAAACGATGTGTTGGTGCTCGGGCCGTTCCAGGGTCCAGTGGCTTGTACACGGATTGACCTGGGAAAAGGGGTTTGCGGAACTGCCTGGCAACAAAAACAAACTATCATCGTTCCGGACGTTGATGCTTTTCCCGGCCATATAGCCTGCGCTTCAGCTTCACGCTCAGAAATTGTTTTGCCGCTATTTAGCTATGGAAACGTTTTCGCAGTGCTTGATGTGGATAGTGACAAACTGGATGAATTTGATGAAACCGATGCGCAATATCTTAAACAAGTTGTAGAGCTGATCAAATTTAAATGA
- a CDS encoding MATE family efflux transporter, with the protein MTIYQKYKNHYRDNLHLAIPVVISQVGHTLVQTSDSIIVGHFAGTVSLAAVSLANSVFIIVLVIGIGISYGSTPLIAQLNGRNDYDECGKLLSNSLFLNVVTGIVLFLLTILASTLVLGHLDQTPEVARQARPFLILLGLSIIPMLIFNTFKQFAEGLGFTKQAMLISIWGNLLNICLGITFVKGFFGITPMGIQGVGYSTLIDRCVMAIVMGVYLFKSARFEKYIKSFVLSRISRSRCFQILKIGAPVALQYTFEIGAFSGAAILIGTIGYNEQAAHQVAINLASITYMMSSGLSAAAAIKSGNHFGAKEHENLRYSAISSYHIVLVFMFATACVFMLGNHILPWMYTSDKIVISIAAQLLIIAALFQLFDGTQVVGLGILRGMGDVNIPTVITFIAYWVIGLPVGYILGIIFHLGVNGIWYGLTLGLMTSAILLFFRFQYISRKHRQDKAILIIAQD; encoded by the coding sequence ATGACCATCTATCAAAAATATAAAAATCATTACCGCGACAACCTGCACCTTGCCATTCCTGTCGTTATTTCACAGGTTGGACATACCCTGGTTCAAACTTCGGATAGTATCATCGTAGGGCATTTTGCAGGTACCGTATCATTGGCAGCTGTGTCCTTAGCAAACAGTGTATTTATTATTGTATTGGTGATAGGTATCGGGATTTCATACGGTTCCACACCGCTGATAGCCCAACTTAACGGGCGAAATGATTATGATGAATGCGGAAAACTGCTTTCAAACAGTCTTTTTTTAAATGTAGTTACAGGAATTGTACTTTTTTTACTTACCATTCTGGCCTCGACATTGGTATTGGGTCATCTGGATCAAACACCCGAGGTTGCCAGGCAAGCCAGGCCGTTTTTAATATTACTTGGCTTATCAATTATCCCTATGCTGATTTTTAACACATTTAAGCAATTTGCCGAGGGCCTGGGTTTTACAAAACAAGCTATGTTAATTTCCATATGGGGCAACCTTTTAAATATTTGCCTGGGAATAACTTTTGTGAAAGGCTTCTTCGGTATTACCCCTATGGGAATCCAGGGTGTTGGTTACAGCACTCTTATTGACCGTTGCGTAATGGCAATTGTTATGGGCGTATATCTTTTTAAATCAGCGCGGTTTGAAAAATATATAAAAAGTTTTGTACTAAGCCGTATCAGCCGTTCACGCTGCTTTCAAATTTTAAAAATAGGTGCCCCGGTTGCCCTGCAATATACATTTGAAATTGGCGCATTTAGCGGTGCTGCAATTTTGATTGGCACTATAGGGTACAATGAACAGGCTGCCCACCAGGTAGCTATCAATCTTGCATCAATCACTTACATGATGTCAAGCGGGTTGTCAGCCGCGGCAGCAATAAAGTCAGGAAATCATTTTGGCGCGAAAGAACACGAAAACCTCAGGTATTCAGCTATATCAAGCTACCACATCGTTTTGGTATTTATGTTCGCAACAGCTTGTGTTTTTATGTTGGGGAATCATATTCTTCCATGGATGTACACTTCAGATAAAATAGTTATAAGCATTGCAGCACAGCTACTTATTATAGCTGCATTGTTTCAGTTATTTGATGGAACACAGGTAGTGGGCCTTGGGATATTGCGTGGCATGGGCGATGTTAATATTCCTACGGTTATCACTTTTATAGCCTACTGGGTTATTGGGTTGCCGGTCGGTTATATCCTGGGGATCATTTTTCACCTTGGTGTTAACGGTATTTGGTATGGGTTAACTTTAGGCTTAATGACTTCAGCAATCCTATTGTTTTTTCGCTTTCAATATATCAGCAGAAAACACAGGCAGGACAAAGCGATTCTAATTATAGCGCAGGATTAG
- a CDS encoding tetratricopeptide repeat protein produces MKIKILMTCLLGLASAATFAQKGELNNAQSEYDTYASLRGQKVAALASKANASIQNAKTSIDKASTNEKTANLPATSALKAAIYSSLAVDDTVATTSAPLFAAADDAVKKAKELDIKGENKKLIEAANLNLAQYKLTAGVKDYQNKKYEDAYKEFDYYRTVLPEDTNAIYYTALSAANAGDKDPKYYPLAISNYTKLLTTKYSGNARVYLDMTSIYLLAKDTTNALKIAGEGVAKYPAFSDLRKREIEMALQSGKQTEVLGKIQSAIANDPKNKELQYYLALTYSQVADAANSRAEKAKDDATKTKEHAVALENYGKAADAYKKAIEIDPAYFEANMNLGYVLMRPALDIFNAANKLPASKQKEYDVAIAKSNAQLDLAKPYLQKAVDLNAKSIDALTNLRNYYRAKLDPPHAAENKAKANELKQQIDALGTGAPVK; encoded by the coding sequence CTGCGCTTGCTTCTAAGGCTAATGCTAGTATCCAAAATGCCAAAACATCTATTGACAAGGCATCCACAAACGAGAAAACGGCTAACCTGCCTGCTACATCAGCTCTAAAAGCAGCCATTTATTCATCGTTAGCTGTTGATGATACGGTAGCTACAACATCTGCACCGTTATTTGCAGCAGCTGATGATGCTGTCAAAAAAGCGAAAGAACTTGACATCAAAGGCGAAAATAAAAAACTAATAGAGGCCGCAAATCTTAATTTAGCCCAATATAAACTGACTGCTGGTGTTAAGGATTATCAGAACAAAAAGTACGAAGACGCCTATAAGGAATTTGATTATTATCGGACAGTTTTACCTGAAGATACCAACGCTATCTACTACACAGCACTATCTGCGGCAAATGCGGGCGATAAGGATCCTAAATATTATCCTTTAGCTATCTCAAACTACACCAAGCTGTTAACAACAAAATACTCAGGAAATGCAAGGGTATATCTTGATATGACCAGTATTTATTTACTTGCAAAAGATACTACTAATGCGCTTAAAATAGCAGGCGAGGGTGTAGCCAAATATCCCGCATTTTCCGATCTTCGTAAAAGGGAAATTGAAATGGCTTTGCAAAGCGGCAAACAAACTGAAGTTTTAGGTAAAATACAAAGCGCAATTGCAAATGATCCTAAGAATAAAGAACTTCAGTATTACCTTGCTTTGACTTATTCACAAGTGGCTGATGCTGCGAATTCAAGAGCAGAGAAAGCCAAAGACGATGCGACTAAAACCAAGGAACATGCTGTGGCACTTGAAAATTATGGTAAAGCTGCCGACGCCTATAAAAAAGCAATTGAAATTGACCCTGCTTATTTTGAAGCAAACATGAACCTGGGTTATGTTTTAATGCGCCCGGCACTTGATATATTTAATGCTGCAAACAAATTGCCTGCAAGTAAACAAAAGGAATATGATGTTGCTATTGCAAAATCAAATGCACAGCTTGATTTAGCAAAACCATACTTGCAAAAAGCAGTGGATTTGAACGCGAAATCGATAGACGCTTTGACAAACCTTAGAAATTATTACCGAGCAAAACTAGACCCTCCACATGCTGCCGAAAATAAAGCGAAAGCTAATGAACTAAAGCAACAGATTGATGCGCTTGGTACAGGCGCCCCGGTTAAATAA
- a CDS encoding Dph6-related ATP pyrophosphatase, protein MLKKCIFNWSGGKDSSLALYHCLRDPEIEIKYLVTSVNDAADRISMHGVRVELLIKQAESIGIPLYQIRLPEMPDMDTYDNAMRKHLNYFKEEGITHSIFGDIFLEDLKKYRDDRLAEIGLKGIYPLWQRDTSQLISEFLSLGFGTVIACAQQHLENIVGKEISPELIHSLPADIDACGENGEFHTFAFKGPIFKNDVKYKTGEKVFKEYNNPKSIGTSSGTAIKNEVSGFWYIDLIPA, encoded by the coding sequence ATGCTAAAAAAATGCATTTTTAACTGGAGCGGCGGCAAAGACAGTAGCCTGGCTTTATATCATTGTCTCCGGGATCCGGAAATAGAGATAAAATACCTGGTAACCTCTGTTAACGATGCTGCCGACCGTATCTCGATGCATGGAGTACGCGTTGAACTGCTGATTAAACAAGCTGAAAGCATTGGAATTCCTCTGTATCAAATTCGATTGCCGGAAATGCCGGATATGGACACCTATGACAATGCTATGCGAAAGCATCTTAATTATTTTAAGGAGGAGGGAATAACACATTCTATTTTCGGTGATATATTTTTGGAAGACTTAAAAAAGTACCGTGACGACCGCCTTGCCGAAATTGGGCTGAAGGGCATTTATCCGTTATGGCAACGCGATACCAGCCAGTTGATAAGTGAATTTTTATCCCTGGGCTTCGGAACGGTTATTGCCTGCGCACAACAGCATTTGGAAAATATAGTAGGGAAGGAGATCAGCCCCGAACTCATACATTCTTTACCTGCAGATATTGACGCCTGCGGGGAAAATGGAGAGTTTCATACCTTTGCTTTCAAAGGGCCGATCTTTAAGAACGACGTAAAATATAAAACCGGCGAGAAGGTTTTTAAGGAATATAATAATCCAAAAAGCATCGGTACTTCTTCTGGTACTGCAATTAAAAACGAAGTATCCGGATTTTGGTACATCGACCTGATTCCGGCTTAA
- a CDS encoding DNA-3-methyladenine glycosylase, whose product MKLPEAYYHNQDVVAVSKNLLGKYLFTCIDGVKTGGYIVETEAYNGAIDRASHAYGNKLTPRTKTMFMQGGVAYVYLCYGIHEMFNIVTSVEGQPHAILVRAIDPTEGLKTMLLRRNLPLLKPAITMGPGSVAKALGISRAINAFSLLSDTIWIEDRGLTFPDESISAVPRVGVGYAGSDALLPYRFYVKGNPYVSKPNK is encoded by the coding sequence ATGAAATTACCGGAAGCATATTACCATAACCAGGACGTTGTTGCAGTCAGTAAAAATCTTTTAGGGAAGTATTTATTTACTTGCATTGACGGTGTAAAAACAGGTGGATATATTGTTGAAACAGAGGCGTATAATGGAGCCATCGATCGCGCCTCGCATGCTTATGGCAACAAACTGACACCGCGTACTAAAACTATGTTTATGCAGGGTGGCGTTGCCTATGTGTATCTGTGCTATGGTATTCATGAGATGTTTAATATTGTAACTTCTGTTGAGGGGCAGCCGCATGCTATACTGGTACGGGCAATTGATCCAACCGAAGGCCTGAAGACCATGCTCTTGCGTCGTAATCTGCCCTTATTAAAACCGGCAATTACTATGGGTCCGGGCTCCGTAGCTAAAGCGCTGGGGATTTCCCGCGCAATTAACGCTTTTAGTTTGCTAAGTGACACAATCTGGATAGAAGACAGGGGCTTAACCTTTCCGGATGAAAGTATTTCCGCTGTGCCAAGGGTAGGTGTCGGATACGCAGGATCGGACGCATTACTTCCTTATCGTTTTTATGTAAAAGGGAACCCTTACGTGAGCAAACCAAATAAATAA
- a CDS encoding SDR family NAD(P)-dependent oxidoreductase, which yields MDLKIKNKIALVTGSTAGIGYAIAKALAIEGVKVVINGRTNARVEHAVRNLINETSNANIRGIAADFSDKDQIEKLITALPEVDILINNVGIFEPKEFRNITDEDWLKFYEVNVLSGVRLSRAYFDKMLQKNWGRIIFISSESALQIPEEMIHYGMTKTAQIAVARGLAELTKGTKVTVNAVLPGPTWSEGAGTFVKDLAVQKGLTIEGMEKEFFKTARPTSILQRFIDPDEIASTVAYLASDLSIATNGAAVRADGGLVKSPF from the coding sequence ATGGATCTTAAAATAAAAAATAAAATAGCGCTGGTTACCGGTTCAACTGCTGGTATTGGATATGCTATTGCAAAAGCCCTGGCTATTGAAGGCGTTAAAGTAGTTATAAACGGACGCACTAATGCGCGTGTCGAACATGCTGTTAGAAATTTAATTAATGAAACCAGTAATGCGAACATCCGGGGAATTGCCGCAGACTTTTCAGATAAAGACCAAATAGAGAAGCTTATTACAGCATTACCGGAAGTAGATATATTAATAAACAATGTAGGGATTTTTGAACCAAAAGAATTTAGAAATATTACAGATGAAGATTGGTTGAAATTTTATGAGGTAAATGTTCTAAGCGGCGTTCGTTTATCAAGAGCTTACTTTGATAAAATGCTCCAAAAAAATTGGGGCCGCATTATCTTTATCTCAAGTGAGTCTGCTTTACAAATTCCTGAAGAAATGATCCATTATGGTATGACAAAAACCGCTCAAATAGCTGTTGCACGCGGTTTAGCTGAATTAACAAAAGGCACTAAGGTAACTGTAAATGCCGTTTTGCCTGGCCCAACCTGGTCTGAAGGTGCCGGTACATTTGTGAAGGATCTGGCGGTTCAAAAAGGCTTGACAATTGAGGGAATGGAAAAGGAGTTTTTTAAAACGGCAAGACCAACGTCAATTCTGCAGCGGTTTATTGATCCTGACGAAATTGCAAGTACGGTAGCTTACTTAGCCAGTGATTTATCAATTGCGACCAATGGCGCTGCTGTACGTGCTGATGGCGGGTTGGTAAAAAGTCCATTTTAA
- a CDS encoding GNAT family N-acetyltransferase translates to MSVIMNDSAFIKKGFHISTDKSLLNFEMIFKYLDQESYWAGGIPENTLRRAIENSLCFGIYFRNEQAGFARVITDKATFAYICDVFVLTEYKRIGLSKWLVQTILKHNDLQGLRRWSLATADAQGLYTQFGFKQINKPERWMEIFTPYRP, encoded by the coding sequence ATGAGTGTGATAATGAACGACAGTGCTTTTATTAAGAAAGGCTTCCATATTTCTACCGATAAAAGCCTGCTTAATTTTGAAATGATCTTTAAATACCTTGACCAGGAATCCTATTGGGCAGGTGGGATCCCTGAAAATACGCTGAGGAGAGCTATTGAAAACTCTTTATGCTTTGGTATCTATTTTAGAAATGAACAAGCGGGCTTCGCCCGTGTAATAACTGATAAGGCTACATTTGCATACATTTGCGACGTCTTTGTGTTAACAGAATACAAAAGAATTGGTTTATCTAAATGGCTGGTGCAAACTATTCTCAAACACAATGATTTACAAGGGTTAAGACGTTGGTCGCTGGCTACTGCTGATGCACAAGGCTTATACACCCAGTTTGGGTTTAAACAAATTAATAAACCTGAAAGATGGATGGAGATATTTACACCTTACCGACCGTAA
- a CDS encoding DUF6580 family putative transport protein has product MSLKKINIRTVVLVLIILAASVFRLISYKFPSLSNFTPMGAIALFGGAYFADKWKAYLSVLVTLFVSDIFINYLYTSKWVLYYSGFIWIYLPFLIMVFIGTFIKKPNIANVGLSSIAAVGVHWLVSDLPWFYGTMYPHNLAGYGLSLTAAIPFEINMLFADVVFCGILFGGFELAKSKFTVLRSKKELAV; this is encoded by the coding sequence ATGTCACTTAAGAAAATTAACATCCGTACCGTAGTACTTGTACTGATAATTTTGGCAGCTTCCGTTTTTAGGCTGATCAGTTATAAATTTCCTTCTTTAAGTAATTTTACCCCAATGGGTGCGATAGCGCTATTTGGAGGGGCTTATTTTGCAGATAAGTGGAAAGCTTATTTATCGGTTTTAGTAACGCTGTTTGTAAGCGACATATTTATCAATTACCTGTACACATCAAAATGGGTTTTATATTACAGCGGCTTTATATGGATTTACCTGCCGTTCTTAATAATGGTATTTATTGGCACATTTATTAAAAAGCCAAACATTGCAAATGTTGGTCTTTCCTCAATAGCTGCAGTTGGTGTACATTGGTTAGTTAGTGATTTGCCATGGTTTTACGGAACTATGTACCCGCATAATTTAGCCGGTTATGGATTATCATTGACAGCGGCAATACCATTTGAGATCAATATGCTTTTTGCTGACGTGGTATTTTGCGGGATCCTGTTCGGTGGTTTTGAGCTGGCTAAGAGTAAATTCACAGTTTTACGCAGTAAAAAAGAACTCGCTGTTTAA